A window of the Gossypium hirsutum isolate 1008001.06 chromosome A05, Gossypium_hirsutum_v2.1, whole genome shotgun sequence genome harbors these coding sequences:
- the LOC107927583 gene encoding protein FAR1-RELATED SEQUENCE 3 has translation MDVGGEKGDDVNGVNAESNKGGDNNWNLIENLTEIEVVSNQDDDGVAGGKPCLGMEFESEDAGKTFYDGYARLLGFSTHVGQFTRATPDGPIVTWDFACSREVFKRKNVESCNAMFRIERKDGGKWIATKFVEDHNHSMVTPSKVHYLRPRRHFAGATKNVSETLDATADVYVSSDENHACYEATRIKNASSVMPNRLGRGMGPSGYFRPSSQRRTLGKDAQNLLNYFKKMQAEKPGFYYAIQLDDDNRMTNVFWADARSRTAYNYFGDAVTFDTMYRPNQYQIPFAPFTGINHHGQMVLFGCALLLDESESSFTWLFRTWLSAMNDRPPVSIITDQDRAIKAAVSQVFPETRHCICRWHILREGQERLAHIYLAHPSFYGELYSCINFSETTEDFESSWGALLDKYDLHKNEWLQAVYNARKQWAPVYFRGTFFGTLSSNQGVSSFFNGYVNQQTTIPLFFKQYERALEHSLEKEIEADFDTICTTPVPKTPSPMEQQAANFYTKKVFSKFQEELVETFVYTANKIEGDGIVCKYRVAKYEHEHKAYFVALNISDMKASCTCQMFEYSGILCRHILTVFTVTNVLTLPSHYILKRWTRSAKSWVGLDKQHADPQGIETLTTRFNNLCQEALKLAEEGAMAPETYNAAINALKEAGKKIASVKKNVAKVRPPSSHNSGDNHEDGCKKTTSPVSKMIPSLWPWQDAVPPHFNLNDVGAPLTDLNQPSMVPVSLHRDTGHPDSTVVLTCFKSMTWVIENKNAMEAGKVAVINLKLHDYGKNPLGETEVQFRLTRVTLEPMLRSMAYISQQLSTPLNRVAVINLKLQDTKTTSGETEVKFQVSKDTLGSMLRSMAYIREQL, from the exons ATGGATGTGGGAGGGGAGAAAGGGGATGATGTCAATGGTGTGAATGCTGAGTCTAATAAGGGTGGTGATAATAATtggaatttaattgaaaatttgacAGAGATAGAGGTAGTTTCTAATCAGGATGATGATGGAGTTGCAGGGGGTAAGCCGTGTTTGGGGATGGAATTTGAGTCGGAGGATGCAGGCAAGACATTTTATGATGGATATGCTAGGCTGTTGGGTTTTAGCACTCATGTTGGTCAGTTTACACGAGCGACGCCTGATGGGCCAATTGTAACATGGGATTTTGCATGTTCAAGGGAGGTTTTTAAGAGGAAAAATGTTGAAAGTTGTAATGCCATGTTTAGGATAGAGAGAAAGGATGGAGGGAAGTGGATCGCAACAAAGTTTGTGGAGGATCATAATCATTCTATGGTTACTCCTAGTAAGGTTCATTACCTTAGACCTCGTAGGCATTTTGCTGGAGCCACTAAGAATGTTTCAGAAACATTGGATGCCACTGCTGATGTTTATGTTTCATCAGATGAAAATCATGCTTGTTATGAAGCAACGAGGATCAAGAATGCCTCCTCTGTCATGCCTAATCGCCTTGGAAGGGGTATGGGACCTTCAGGCTATTTCAGACCTTCTAGCCAAAGGAGAACACTGGGGAAAGATGCTCAAAATCTccttaattatttcaaaaagatGCAGGCCGAAAAACCTGGCTTTTATTATGCTATACAGCTTGATGATGATAATCGGATGACTAATGTTTTCTGGGCTGATGCAAGATCAAGGACAGCTTACAATTACTTTGGAGACGCAGTTACTTTTGATACAATGTATCGACCAAATCAGTATCAGATCCCATTCGCTCCTTTCACTGGCATAAATCATCATGGCCAGATGGTGTTATTTGGTTGTGCATTACTTCTAGATGAGTCTGAATCTTCCTTTACTTGGCTATTTAGGACGTGGTTATCTGCGATGAATGATCGACCCCCTGTTTCTATTATCACAGACCAAGATAGAGCAATAAAAGCAGCAGTTTCACAGGTTTTTCCAGAAACTCGCCACTGCATTTGCAGGTGGCACATCTTGAGGGAAGGACAAGAAAGGTTGGCACATATCTACCTTGCTCATCCTTCCTTTTATGGTGAGCTTTATAGCTGCATAAACTTTTCTGAGACAACGGAGGATTTTGAGTCGTCATGGGGAGCTCTCCTTGATAAATATGATCTACATAAAAATGAGTGGCTTCAGGCAGTATATAATGCTCGTAAACAGTGGGCTCCTGTTTATTTTCGTGGTACTTTCTTTGGTACTCTTTCTTCAAACCAAGGGGTTAGCTCCTTTTTCAATGGGTACGTAAATCAACAGACAACCATACCCCTTTTTTTTAAGCAGTACGAAAGGGCTTTAGAACATTCTCTAGAGAAGGAAATAGAAGCAGATTTTGATACAATCTGCACCACACCAGTGCCGAAAACACCATCACCTATGGAACAGCAAGCAGCAAATTTCTACACAAAGAAAGTTTTCTCAAAGTTTCAGGAGGAGCTAGTTGAAACTTTTGTGTACACTGCAAACAAGATTGAGGGCGATGGCATAGTCTGTAAATACAGGGTTGCAAAATATGAACATGAGCATAAAGCATACTTTGTTGCACTGAATATTTCGGATATGAAAGCAAGTTGTACCTGTCAGATGTTTGAATATTCTGGCATTCTTTGTAGACATATATTGACAGTCTTCACTGTGACAAATGTTCTTACTCTTCCATCCCATTACATATTAAAGCGCTGGACTAGAAGTGCCAAATCTTGGGTTGGATTGGATAAGCAACATGCTGATCCTCAAGGTATTGAGACACTAACCACACGCTTCAATAACCTGTGTCAGGAAGCTTTAAAATTGGCAGAAGAAGGAGCAATGGCTCCAGAGACATATAATGCAGCAATCAATGCTCTTAAGGAGGCTGGGAAAAAGATTGCCTCTGTAAAGAAGAATGTAGCTAAAGTCAGACCACCTAGCTCTCATAATAGTGGGGATAATCATGAAGATGGTTGCAAGAAAACCACTTCTCCTGTCTCCAAAATGATCCCATCTTTGTGGCCATGGCAAGATGCAGTACCACCTCATTTTAATCTTAATGATGTTGGGGCCCCACTTACTGACTTGAATCAACCTAGCATGGTGCCTGTATCTCTTCATCGTGATACTGGTCACCCTGATAGCACG GTGGTTCTCACATGTTTTAAGTCCATGACTTGggttatagaaaataaaaatgcaatgGAAGCTGGAAAAGTAGCTGTCATAAACTTGAAG CTGCATGACTATGGCAAGAATCCTTTAGGAGAGACAGAAGTGCAGTTTAGGCTCACAAGGGTTACTCTGGAACCAATGTTGCGATCGATGGCTTACATTAGTCAACAGCTATCAACACCACTAAATCGAGTTGCTGTCATAAATTTGAAG CTCCAAGATACCAAGACAACTTCTGGAGAAACAGAAGTAAAATTTCAAGTGTCAAAAGATACTTTGGGTTCTATGTTAAGATCAATGGCATATATACGTGAGCAACTTTGA